A region of the Curtobacterium flaccumfaciens pv. betae genome:
GTCTCGACCACGCGGCCGAGCCAGTCGATGGAGAGGGCGAGCAGGGCGACGAGGAGGGCCCCGGCGACGAGCACCTTCGGCAGGAACAGCGTCACGCCCGTGGTGATGAGCAGACCGAGTCCGCCCGCACCGACGAAGGTGGCCAGGCTCGCCGTGCCGACGAGCAGCACGAGGGCGGTCCGGATACCCGAGAGCATCACGGGCACCGCGAGCGGCAGTTCGACGCGCATCAGCACGCTGAAGGCGCTCATGCCCATGCCGCGACCGGCCTCGACCAGGCGGTCGTCGACGCTCTGCACGCCGATCATGGTGTTCCGGAGCACCGGCAGGATCGCGTAGAGCACGAGCGCGATGACGGCGGACGAGCTGTTCAGGCCGAGCCAGGCGGCGAGCAGCACGATGAGGCCGACGGCCGGGGCCGCCTGCCCGAAGTTCGCGACGGCGAGCACGTACGGGCTCGCCCGGCGCAGCGGCCCGCGGGTGAGCACGACGCCCAGCGGGATGCCGATCACGAGCACCAGGACCGTCGACTGCAGGGTCAGCACGAGGTGCTGGCCGGTCAGGGCCAGGATGTCCGCCGGGTTGAGCGTCGTGCGCTCCGTCGGGGTCAGGTCCGCCGTCGCGAGCCACACCGCGAAGCCGGCCAGGACGACCAGGATCGCGATCGGCTGGAACAGCAGGCCCTTCCACGAGGTGCGTGCACCGGTGGCGGGGCCGGCGACGGCGACTGCGCTCACAGGTCTTCTCCGGTGGGCATCGCCGACACCGGTGACGACGGCATGGTCTCGATCGGGTTCGTGTTGGTGCCGACCGGCGTGTAGGCCTGGTCTCCGGCGGCGGTCGCGCGGGAGCGGGTGATCGCCTCCATCACGGTCTCGACGGTGATCACGCCGCGGAACGCGTCACGACGACCGGTGACGAGTGCGGCTCCGGCGCTCGAGACGAGCATGGTGTCGAGCGCGTCGTTGAGGGTCGCTGCCTCGCCCACGACGGGCAGGCCGGGCTCGACGCCGTCGGGGATGCGGTCGAGACGCTCGAGCTGGCGGCGCGACGGCCACCCGATCGGGCGCTGGCGGTGGTCGACGACGACGGCGTGCTGGTGCCCGCCGGCCTCGTTCATCCGCTGCAGCACGGCCTTGACCTCTTCGCCGGGCGAGCACGTCACGGCCGACTCGACCTCGACGTCGCGCACGCGGTTCAGCGTGAGTTGCTTCAGGCCCGCACCGGAACCGATGAAGTTCTCGACGAACTCGTTCGCCGGCTCGGCCAGGATCCGCTCCGGGGTGTCGTACTGCACGATGTGCGCGCCCTCGGTGAAGATGACGATCCAGTCGCCGAGCTTCACGGCCTCGTCGAAGTCGTGCGTGACGATGACGATCGTCTTGTGCAGTTCCTCCTGGATCCGCAGGAGCTCGTCCTGCAGGCGCTGGCGGGTGATCGGGTCGACCGCACCGAACGGCTCGTCCATGAGCAGGACGGGCGGGTCCGCCGCGAGCGCACGGGCCACGCCGACGCGCTGCTGCTGGCCACCGGAGAGTTCGCGGGGGAACCGGTCGCGGTAGGTGTCGGGGTCGAGCGAGACCAGGTCGAGCAGCTCGTCGACGCGCGCCGCGATCTTCTCCTTCGACCAGCCGAGCATCTTCGGCACGATCGCGATGTTCGCCGCGACCGTCATGTGCGGGAAGAGACCGCCGGCCTGGATCACGTAGCCCATGCGGCGGCGGAGCTCGTCACCGTCGATGCCCGTGACGTCGTCGTCGCCGACGACGATCCGGCCCTGCGTGGGCTCGATCAGGCGGTTGATCATCTTGAGGGTCGTCGTCTTGCCGCAGCCGGACGGGCCGACGAGCATGACGATCTTGCCGGCCGGGATCTCGAGCGTGATGCCGTCGACGGCGGGCTTCGACTGCCCGGGGTACCGCTTGGTGACCTCGTCGAGCAGGATGCTGCGCCCGGTGACGTCCCCGTCGGGCGCGGTGGTGGTGGCGGAGTCAGTGCTGGACACGGATACCTCTCGAGATGGTCAGGCGGCCGAGGCCGATGAGGAGCAGGTCGAGGACCAGGGCGAGCAGGACGACGCCGACCACCCCGACCACGACGGAGAACAGGGCGTTGGCGCCGCCGAGGCGGGACAGCCCGGAGAAGATGAAGCCTCCGAGCCCGGGACCGAGCGCGTACGCGGCGATGGCGGCGATGCCCATCACCATCTGCGCGGCCACGCGCACGCCGCTCAGGATGATCGGCCAGGCCATCGGCAGTTCGACCTGCAGCAGGGTGCGGAACCGGCTCATGCCGATGCCGCGCGCCGACTCGACGACTGCAGGCGGGATCTCGGCGAGACCGACGACCGCGTTGCGCAGGATCGGCAGCGCGGCGAAGAAGACGACCGTCACGACCGACGGCAGGACGCCGAAGCCGAGCGGGACGATGAGCAGGCCGATGACGGCGAAGGACGGCAGGGTGAGGCCGATGGCCGACACCCCGTTCGCGAACGCGGTCAGGCGCGGGCTGCGGTAGACGAGTGTGGCGAGCACCACGGCGATGACCGTGGCGAGGACGACGCACTGGACGACCAGTGAGAAGTGCTGCCACGATGCGAACCAGATCTGGTTCCATCGCTCCACGACGTACTGGAACACGGGTGGGCGCTCCCCTTCCGGTCGGCTGAACTGCCCACAGATCGGGGCACGAGCTCGGCCAAAGCTATGCAACAGCGGGACCGGTTGTACAACGCAACCCCGCCTGTACGACGGTTTCCCTTGCGGTTGCGAGGAGGACAACCCCTGGTCAGCGGGGGTTTACCAGGGCGAGCCTGGGAGAACGGTAACGATCGGTCTGCCTGCTCGGCTATACGTCGAGCTCGCGCAACCCTGATCGCTCCGCGATGTCGACGAGCTGCTCACGCCACCGGACCCATTCCTCCGGGGACTTGTCGGCCAGGTTGCCGTCGCCGTCGCCGGCCAGGCCGTCGAGCATCTCGCGCACGATGTCGGCGTGACCCGCGTGCCGGGCGGTCTCGTACGCCATGTGCACCAGGATCCGGTGCAGGGTGACGTCCCGGTGCCCCTCCGGCCACCACGGCACGGTCCCGGTGGCGGTGAGGTCGAGCGCTTCGATCGTGGCGTCGGCGTGGGCGGCACTCCGGTGGTGGAAGGCCACGATGTCGGCCATGGTCTCGTCGAGCGAGGCGTACATGTCCTCGCCGTCCTCCGACTCGAGCCAGGCGGGCTGGTCCGGCAACGGCCGCCCGAACACCTCGCCGAAGTAGCCGGCCTGCACCCCGGCGACGTGCTTCACCAACCCGAGGACGTTCGTGCCCGTCGGCGTCACCGGCCAGCGAGCCTGCCGCTCCGCGAGCCCGTCGAGCTTGGCCAGCAGGGCCGCGCGGTGCTTCTGCAGGTACCGGTGCAGCGTCCGCTTCACCGCGGCGTCGGCGGCAGCGGCGTCGGTGACGGTCGCGCCGTCGGGGTTCCGCGTGGACCCTTCGTCCGACAGCAGGGCGTTGCCGCTCGCGGCCAGGGTGCTGGTGCTCGCGGGGTGCACCTCGGGGACCGCTTCGACGTCGCTCATGCCCCCGATCGTGCCACCCGGAGCTCCTGCAGGCGCGTCGACTCCTGCACGGCGACCCGTTCGGCCGTCAGCAGCAGCCCGGCGACCTCGGCGCCGGTGCGTGCCGGGGCGTCGTTCCAGCTCGTCAGGTCACGCACGCGCCCCATCCGGATGTCCGGCGCGGGGCACCACAGCACGGGCTCGCCCTCGTCGCGGGCGAGGGCGTGCCACACGACGTCGAGCGCGTGCTGCACCCGGGGCGCGTGGACCGCGTGCGGCCCGCCGGCGGCGGACACGACCGCGCCGACCAGGCAGGCACCGACGAGCGGCCGGCCCTGCACGTCCATCGCGGCGGCACTGGAGGCCTTGCGCTCGCGGCCGTGCTCGTCGAGGTAGGCGAACCAGGCGTGCTGGACCCACCCGCGTTCGACGACGGCGCGGGCGTCGGAGAGCAGGTGGACGAGTTCCCCGAGTTCGCGCACCCGGTCGTCGACCCGCCGCGCGCGGGCGGCGGCGCGGCGGTCGGACAGACGGTCGAGCAGGCCGCGGAGACCGCGTCGCTCGGGTCGGACGGGGGCGGGGGAGGCGTCGGTGGCGACGTCGTGCTGGACGCGGAGCTCGAGGGTCATGGCGGCCCCTCCGATCGGCTGTGCACGGATGGTGCGGTCACGATAGCCCCGCGAGGACTCAGTCGTCCAGCACCGCGTCGATGCTCCGTCGCGCGACGCTCCGGAAGGCGCGTTCGTCGGCGGTCGCCAGCGCGGACGCGAGCGCGACCACCCACCCGCGTGCGCGCAGCCAGGTGGCCTCCGGGGCCGCGACGCGCGCGCGGAACGCGCGCCGCCCCGGCCGGTCGAGCGTCAGCCAGGCCGTGGCCAGGTCGACGGCCGGGTCGCCCGCGGTGACGTCCCCGAAGTCGATCACGGCCGACAGACGGTCGACGCCGACCGACGAGTCGACGAGCAGGTTGAAGGGGTGCAGGTCGCCGTGCACCCAGACGGGAGGCCCGGCGTGCGCGGGCACGGCCGCTGCGGTCCGCCACAGCGTGGCCAGCTCTCCGGCCCGGTGCACGCCGTGGTCGTCGAGTCGCGCCAGCACGGCCTCGCTCCGCGACGCGAGCGGCACCGCACGGAACGGGTTCGCCGGGGCGTCGTCCGGGGCGGGGACGTGCAGGAGTCCGACGAACGCGGCGAGCGCCTCGGCGACGGGGACCCCGGCCGCCCGTTCACCGATCGCCGTGCCGGGCAGCCACGGCACGATGCTCCACGACCACGGGTACCCGAGGGCGGGGCGGCCGGTGCGCACCGGGGCCGGCACCGGGACAACCGATCCGACCCGGGCGGCGATGTCGGGCAACCAGCGCTGTTCGTGCTCGACGAGGCGTGCGGCCAGCTCCCGACGGGGGACCCGGACGGCCAGGTCGTCGCCCAGGCGCAGCACGACGTTGTCCCAGCCGTTCGCGACGACCTGGAGCGGGAGCCC
Encoded here:
- a CDS encoding ABC transporter permease; translated protein: MSAVAVAGPATGARTSWKGLLFQPIAILVVLAGFAVWLATADLTPTERTTLNPADILALTGQHLVLTLQSTVLVLVIGIPLGVVLTRGPLRRASPYVLAVANFGQAAPAVGLIVLLAAWLGLNSSSAVIALVLYAILPVLRNTMIGVQSVDDRLVEAGRGMGMSAFSVLMRVELPLAVPVMLSGIRTALVLLVGTASLATFVGAGGLGLLITTGVTLFLPKVLVAGALLVALLALSIDWLGRVVETVARPKGLR
- a CDS encoding ABC transporter ATP-binding protein, whose protein sequence is MSSTDSATTTAPDGDVTGRSILLDEVTKRYPGQSKPAVDGITLEIPAGKIVMLVGPSGCGKTTTLKMINRLIEPTQGRIVVGDDDVTGIDGDELRRRMGYVIQAGGLFPHMTVAANIAIVPKMLGWSKEKIAARVDELLDLVSLDPDTYRDRFPRELSGGQQQRVGVARALAADPPVLLMDEPFGAVDPITRQRLQDELLRIQEELHKTIVIVTHDFDEAVKLGDWIVIFTEGAHIVQYDTPERILAEPANEFVENFIGSGAGLKQLTLNRVRDVEVESAVTCSPGEEVKAVLQRMNEAGGHQHAVVVDHRQRPIGWPSRRQLERLDRIPDGVEPGLPVVGEAATLNDALDTMLVSSAGAALVTGRRDAFRGVITVETVMEAITRSRATAAGDQAYTPVGTNTNPIETMPSSPVSAMPTGEDL
- a CDS encoding ABC transporter permease, yielding MFQYVVERWNQIWFASWQHFSLVVQCVVLATVIAVVLATLVYRSPRLTAFANGVSAIGLTLPSFAVIGLLIVPLGFGVLPSVVTVVFFAALPILRNAVVGLAEIPPAVVESARGIGMSRFRTLLQVELPMAWPIILSGVRVAAQMVMGIAAIAAYALGPGLGGFIFSGLSRLGGANALFSVVVGVVGVVLLALVLDLLLIGLGRLTISRGIRVQH
- a CDS encoding DinB family protein, with the translated sequence MSDVEAVPEVHPASTSTLAASGNALLSDEGSTRNPDGATVTDAAAADAAVKRTLHRYLQKHRAALLAKLDGLAERQARWPVTPTGTNVLGLVKHVAGVQAGYFGEVFGRPLPDQPAWLESEDGEDMYASLDETMADIVAFHHRSAAHADATIEALDLTATGTVPWWPEGHRDVTLHRILVHMAYETARHAGHADIVREMLDGLAGDGDGNLADKSPEEWVRWREQLVDIAERSGLRELDV
- a CDS encoding aminoglycoside phosphotransferase family protein — translated: MPTPAAEVDVDVPLVRALLCDQHPDLAGLPLQVVANGWDNVVLRLGDDLAVRVPRRELAARLVEHEQRWLPDIAARVGSVVPVPAPVRTGRPALGYPWSWSIVPWLPGTAIGERAAGVPVAEALAAFVGLLHVPAPDDAPANPFRAVPLASRSEAVLARLDDHGVHRAGELATLWRTAAAVPAHAGPPVWVHGDLHPFNLLVDSSVGVDRLSAVIDFGDVTAGDPAVDLATAWLTLDRPGRRAFRARVAAPEATWLRARGWVVALASALATADERAFRSVARRSIDAVLDD